From Bradyrhizobium sp. AZCC 1610:
TTGGGCTGGCATGAAGACCCGGCCACGCTCGATCCCCAGGAAATCGCCGCATTGCTGCGGAACGGGGACGTGGTGGTCGTCAAGGGCAGCAAAAAGATGTTCTGGGTGAACAAGTTTGTGCCGAGGTTGCTGGCCGCCTTGCAGGCAAAGGCGTAAACTAGGCCGCACCTGACGGGTGCGTTGTGTCCGCGAGAGGCGATTCGTCAATACCCCATGCATGACCAAGATTTGCTTGGTTTGGGGATGAAAACGATTATCAAGGCGTTCCCGGAACGAACGCGTTCCCGGAACGCAGGCGTTCCCGGAGCGCTTCCCGCCAAAGACGGCGCAACCAAGCCGCGTGATAGGGCCGACCTGAATGTTTTACTGGCTGATCGAGCTTTCCAACACCGTCCCGGGTTTTGGCATCTTCCGCGGTGCGTTCAACGTGTTTCGCTACATCACCTTCCGCACCGGCGGGGCGATGGTGACGGGCGCGCTGTTCGTGTTCCTGTTCGGACCCTGGATCATCGATCATTTGCGGCTTCGGCAAGGCAAGGGCCAGCCGATCCGCACCGACGGCCCGCAATCGCATTTGATCTCCAAGAAGGGCACGCCGACGATGGGCGGCCTGATGATCCTGTCGGGCCTCGTGGTCTCGACGTTGCTGTGGGCCAATCCGCTCAACCCTTACGTCTGGATCGTGCTCGCGGTGACGCTCGGCTTCGGCTTCGTCGGATTCTACGACGACTATCTGAAGGTGACGAAGCAGAGCCATAGCGGCTTCGCCGGCAAGCTGCGGCTGTTGATCGAGGCGGTGATTGCGCTCGCGGCCTGCTACGCGCTGGTGCGGCTCGGCCGTGATGCGACCTCGACGTCGCTTGCGATACCCTTCCTGAAAGACGTGGTGATCAATTTCGGCTGGTTCTTCGTGATCTTCGGCGCGTTCGTCATCGTCGGCGCCGGCAATGCGGTGAACCTGACCGACGGCCTCGACGGGCTTGCGATCGTGCCGGTCATGATCGCCGCCGCGAGCTTCGGCATGATCTCGTATCTGACCGGCAACGCGGTCTTTTCGGATTATCTGCAGATCAGATACGTCGCCGGCACTGGTGAGCTCGCGGTGCTGTGCGGCGCGGTGCTCGGCGCCGGATTAGGATTCCTCTGGTTCAATGCACCGCCGGCTTCGATCTTCATGGGCGACACCGGCTCGCTCGCGCTCGGCGGCATGATCGGTGCGACGGCGGTTGCGGTCAAGCATGAGATCGTGCTGGCCGTGATCGGCGGGTTGTTCGTGCTGGAGGCCGTCTCCGTCATCGTGCAGGTGGCTTCGTTCAAGCTGACGGGAAAACGCGTGTTCCGGATGGCGCCGCTGCATCATCATTTCGAGCAGAAGGGCTGGACCGAACCGCAGATAGTGATCCGGTTCTGGATCATCTCGGTGATGCTGGCGCTGGCCGGCCTCTCCACGCTGAAGCTGCGGTGAGCCGCGCGCGATGATCCCCGTCACTTCATTCGCGGACAAGACGGTCGCCGTCTTCGGCCTCGGCGGTTCGGGCCTCGCGAGCTGCCACGCGCTGAAGGCCGGCGGCGCGGAGGTGATCGCGGGCGACGACAGTGCCGACAATGTCGCCAAGGCAGCCCAGGCCGGCTTCACCACCGCCGACCTGCGCACGGTGTCGTGGACGAATTTCTCGGCGCTGATTTTGACGCCCGGCGCGCCGCTCACCCATCCGGCGCCGCACTGGTCAGTGCTGATGGCACGTCAGGCTGGCGTCGAGGTGATCGGCGACATCGAACTATTTTGCCGGGAGCGCCGCCGCCATGCGCCGGACGCGCCGTTCGTCGCCATCACCGGCACCAACGGCAAGTCGACCACCACCGCCCTGATCGCACACCTGATGAAGGTGGCCGGCTACGACACCCAGATGGGTGGTAATATCGGAACCGCGATCCTGTCGCTGGAGCCGCCGCGGATGGGGCGCGTGCACGTGGTCGAGATGTCATCCTACCAGATCGATCTGGCGCCTTCGCTCGATCCGTCGGTGGGGATTCTCCTCAATGTCAGCGAAGACCACATCGATCGCCATGGCACGCTGGAGCACTACGCCGCCGTGAAGGCGCGGCTCGTTGCCGGCGTGCAGCCGCAGGGCACATCGATCGTCGGCGTCGATGACATCTGGAGCCGCAACATCGCCGACCGGCTCGATCAGGCCGGTAAGCGCGTGGTGCGCATCTCCGTGAAGAACCCGCTGCCCGACGGCATCTATGTCGAGCGCGAAACCATCGTTCAGGCGTCCGGCGGTGCGCGCAGCGAAATCGCAAGGCTGGGCGGCATCGGCTCGCTGCGCGGCCTGCACAACGCGCAGAACGCCGCTTGCGCAGCGGCCTGCGCGCTCGCGATGGGCATCGCGACCGATACGTTGCAAAACGGCCTGCGCAGCTTTCCCGGCCTTGCGCACCGCATGGAGCAGGTCGGTCGCCGCGGCAACGTGCTGTTCGTCAACGACTCCAAGGGCACCAATGCCGATGCCGCCGCGCACGCGCTGTCGTCGTTTGCCGACATCTTCTGGATCGCCGGCGGTAAGGCAAAACTCGGCGGCATCACCGGCCTGACCGAGTACTTTCCGCGCATCCGCAAAGCCTATCTGATCGGCGAGGCCGCGCAGGAATTTGCAGGGACGCTCGGCGAGCGCGTGCCGTACGAGATTTCGGAAACGCTCGATGTGGCGGTGGCGAACGCCGCACGCGACGCGGAAGCTTCGGGGCTCGTCGATCCCGTGGTGCTGTTGTCGCCCGCCTGCGCCTCGTTCGACCAGTACCGCAACTTCGAAATCCGCGGCGCCAAGTTTCGCGATCTGGTGACGGCGATGCCGGGCGTCAAGCCGGTGGTGTGAGGATGCGGATCGCGTAGGATGGGTAGAGCGTAGCGAAACCCATCGCTGTGGTACCGGATTGATGGGTTTCGCTGCGCTCTACCCATCCTACATACTGCCCATTCGAGGGCGTCGTAAATGGCAACTCATGCTCCGGCACGTATCCGCGTTCGTTTCGCGGTTGCGATACTTTCCGCGGCTTATGCGTTTAATTCCGCCGTGGATGCGGCTTCGCCGTTGTCCGACAGGGTGTCTCTCAGCGAGTCGACGATTTCGTGGAGCACCGTCAGGTACGCGACCTCTGCGGAGAACGGATTCGTCAGCGGGTCGCTCGACAAGAAGACCATCGTCGATCGCACGTTCAAGACCCACGTGCTCGAGAATCGTTATCTGAAAGTAACGCTCCTGCCCGAATTTGGCGGACGCATTCTTTCCATCATTTACAAGCCGACCGGCCACGAACAACTTTATCGCAACGAGGTAGGCGTGCCTTACGGGATGAAGGCCAGCAATTTTTATTACGACTGGCTGATGGTGTATGGCGGCATCTTCCCGACGTTCCCTGATGCCGAGCACGGAAAGGCGTGGCTGAAGCCGTGGGACTTCAAGGTCGTGAAGGAGAGTGCCGGCGAAGTGACCGTGTCGATGTCGCTTAAAGATGATTTCGCGTATTCCGCGGCACCAACGCAGTTCCTCAAGGGCTCGACGGGTATCGAAGCGACTTACTATGTCACGCTGAAAGCCGATCGCGCCGCGCTCGATGCGCGCGTGGTGCTGAAGAATCCGCACGATCGGACGATCGATTACGAGTACTGGACGTGCACGACGCTCGCGCCGGGATCGGACCCGAAAAACCCCAAGACGACCGGCGGCGCCGAAATCATCGCGCCGATCGAGGCCTACAGCACGCCCGCCTGGTCGGCCAATCTGTCCGAAAGCGATGGGAGCTTAGGTCCGGGCAAGAGTCGTTTCGAAAAACTGCGCTACTTCAAGAACTGGCCGACAATGGGCATCGCGTACGCGGCGCCCGATATGCGGGGCGGGAATTTCTGGGGTGTGATCAACCACGACAACGAGGAGGGAATCATCCGCATCGCCGACAATACGGTCACGCCGGGCCTGAAGATGTGGACGTGGGGATTTCCGTCGTTCACGAACGAGACTGACGCGCGCAAAGACCCGAACGAAGTGCGGCCTTACGTCGAATTGTGGGCGGGCGTGTCGGACCAGTTCTTCCACCGCGCCAAGCTTCCCGCGCGGAGCGAAGTGTCTGTCACGGAGACTTACAGTCCGACCGTCGGCATGAGCAACGTGACGGCCGCGAACGAGAAAATCCTGATCAATCTCTCGGCCGAGGCATCAGGCGTGAATCTTCAGTTCTTCAGCATCGAACCGGCCACGCCGTTGCGCGTCACGTTGACACGCGGCGATGCGATATTGTTCAACGACGCCGTGAAAGCCGACCCGAAAAACGGAAATCGCATTTCCGCGGCGATCCCTGCCGGCGGCAGCGGCGAACAAGTGCGGCTGACGATCACGACCGCGGAAGGCAAAGAGCTGATCGCGGCCGAAACAAAAATAAAGTAGTTTGACTGTAGGATGGGTAGAGCGCAGCGATACCCATCATCTTTTGCCAAACGCAATTGATGGGTATCGCTTCGCTCCACCCATCCTACGCAGCGTTGGCTGATCTCTCAAAAGTTACCTACCTCGTTAACCCCCCATAAACCATCCTGCGCCACCAATGGGCGTTACCTCTGCCATTTTGGGGACGCCCATGCTCGCCCGTGACCAACGCACGCCGTTTTCGGACTGGTGGTGGACCGTGGATAAGCTGCTGCTCGGCGCGATCATGGTGCTGATGCTGGGCGGCGTCATCCTGTCGCTGGCGGCGAGCCCGCCGGTGGCGACGCGGATCGGGCTCGATCCCTTCCATTTCTTCGGCCGGCACGTGCTGTTCCTGCTGCCTTCCCTGATGGTGCTGATCGGGGTGTCGTTTCTGTCGTCCAAGCAGATCCGCCGTCTCGCGCTGCTGGTTTTCGTGGTCTCGATCCTGCTGATTGTGGCGACGCTTGTCTTCGGCGCGGAGGTGAAGGGTTCGCGGCGCTGGATCACGCTGCTTGGCGTCAACATCCAGGCCTCCGAATCCGCAAAGCCCGCCTTCGTGGTGATGGCGGCGTGGCTATTTGCGGAATCGACCAAGCGGCCGGAAATGCCGGCGACCTCGATGGCGATCGTGCTGTTGCTGACACTGGTGGCGCTGCTGGTGATGGAACCGGACTTCGGCCAGACCATGCTGATCCTGGTGGTGTGGGGCGCGCTGTTCTTCATCGCGGGCATGCGGATGATCTGGGTGGCCGGCCTTGCCGGCGTCTCGGCGGCGGGATTGTTTGGCGCCTATCTGCTGGTGCCGCACGTCGCCGGCCGCATCAGGCGCTTCATGAACCCGGCATCCGGCGACACCTTTCAGGTCGACATGGCGATGGAAGCGTTCTGGAACGGCGGCTGGTTCGGCCTCGGGCCCGGCGAGGGCATCGCAAAGCGCAGTCTTCCAGACAGCCATACCGACTTCGTGTTCGCGGTGGCCGCCGAAGAGTTCGGCATCATCCTGTGCCTGGCGCTGGTTTCGCTGTTCGCCTTCGTCGTGATCCGGACACTGACGCGCGCCTATTCGAGCGAGGACATGTTCGCGCGCTTTGCGGCGTCGGGGCTTGCGATCCTGTTCGGCATGCAGGCCGCGATCAACATGGCGGTCAATCTGCAATTGGTCCCCGCCAAGGGCATGACGCTGCCCTTCATCTCCTATGGTGGCTCGTCGATCATCTCGCTGGCCTATGGCGTCGGCATGATGCTGGCGCTGACACGGCAACGCCCGCGTACCGAGGTGGAATCGATGAACGCGGCGGGCGTGGCGCGCGGTTACGCTTGACCGCACGGACGTGGTGACGGCGGCCGCGCCGTCGGCTATTTGAAGCCATGGACAATGCCCCTTTGATTCTGCTGGCAGCCGGCGGCACCGGCGGTCATCTGTTTCCCGCCGAGGCGCTGGGCGTCGAGCTGATCAAGCGCGGCCTGCGTGTGCGTCTCGCAACCGACGCCCGAGCGCTACGCTACAGCGGCCTGTTCACCAGGGACAATATCGACGTGGTGCCGAGCGAGACCGTGCGCGGCCGCTCGCTGCTGTCGCTGGCGCGCACCGCTTACATGCTCGGTTACGGCACGCTGGTTGCTGCCAATCTGGTGCGGCGGCTAAAACCTGCCGCCGTGGTCGGCTTCGGCGGCTACCCGACGCTGCCGCCGCTGATGGCGGCAAGGCTGCTCGGCGTGCCCGGCATCATTCACGACGCCAATGCCGTGCTCGGCCGCGCCAACCGCTTTCTCTCCCGCCGTGTCAACGCAATTGCCACCTCGCTGCCGGGCGTGCTCGATCGCGATCCTGATCTCGCGGGCAAGACGACGACCGTCGGCACGCCGATGCGCCCCGCGGTCCTCACGGCTGCCGCCGTGCCGTTCGCGTCTCCCGAACCGAACGGGCCGCTGCGCCTGCTCGTGGTCGGCGGCAGCCAGGGCGCGCGGGTCATGAGCGATATCGTGCCGGGCGCAATCGAAAAGCTGGAGCCGATGCTGTGGAGCCGCCTGATTCTGACGCAGCAGGTGCGCAAGGAAGACATGGGGCGGGTGCGCTCGATCTATGAGCGGCGCAGGATCAATGCCGAACTGGCGCCATTCTTTACCGACCTGCCGGCGCGGCTGGCGTCCAGTCACCTTGTGGTCTCGCGCTCCGGCGCCGGCACGGTGGCGGAACTCGCCGCGATCGGCCGGCCCTCGATTTTGGTGCCGCTGCCCGGCGCGATCGACCAGGACCAGTTCGCCAATGCCGGCGTGCTGGCCCAGGTAGACGGAGCTTTACGGATACCACAGGCCGAGTTCACGCCCGACCGGCTGGCGGCGGAAATCTCCGCCTTCGCCGCCGAACCCGCCCGGCTGACCGCAATGGCGGCCGCCGCCCGCAAGGTCGGCCGGCTCGACGCCGCCGAACGGCTAGCCGATCTGGTGATGAAAACCGCCGGAATCTAGGCGGTTGTCCGCAAAATTGCCCCTTGTCATGCCACGCGAAAGCGGGGCATCCAGTATCCTGCGGCGCCTGATTTGAGCCTCGGCTTCGCGGAATACTGGATCATCCGCTGCTGTGCTCAACGGCGCACAAGGCGGATGATGACGACAGGGAACGTTTCATGAGACTGCCGCGCGAGATCGGACCCATTCACTTCGTCGGGATCGGCGGCATCGGCATGAGCGGCATCGCCGAAGTGCTGTGCAATCTCGGTTACACCGTGCAGGGCTCGGACGCCTCCGAGAGCGGCAATGTCACGCGGTTGCGGGAGAAGGGCATCACAGTCTCGGTCGGCCACAAGGCCGAGAATATCGACGGCGCCGACGTGGTCGTGGTCTCGACCGCGATCAAGCGCGACAATCCCGAATTGATGGCGGCCCGCGCGCAGCGCATTCCGGTGGTGCGCCGGGCCGAAATGCTGGCCGAACTGATGCGGCTGAAGAGCTGCGTCGCGATTGCCGGCACCCATGGCAAGACCACGACCACCTCGATGGTCGCAGCCCTCTTGGATGGCGGCAATCTTGATCCGACCGTGATCAATGGCGGCATCATCAACGCCTACGGCACCAATGCGCGGCTGGGGGCGGGCGACTGGATGGTGGTGGAAGCCGACGAGAGCGACGGAACATTCTTGAAACTGCCGACCGATGTCGCCATCGTCACCAATGTCGACCCCGAGCACCTAGACCATTTCAAGACGTTCGAGGCGGTGCAGGACGCCTTCCGCAATTTCGTCGAGAACGTGCCGTTCTACGGTTTTGCCGTGATGTGCATCGATCATCCCGTCGTGCAGTCGATCGTCGGCCGGATCGAGGACCGCCGCATCATCACCTATGGCGAGAATCCGCAGGCCGACGCGCGGCTGGTTGATCTGACGCCGACCGGCGGCGGCTCCAAATTCAAGGTCGTGTTCCGCAACCGCAAGACCGACGCCACCCACGAGATCGCAGACATCCTGCTGCCGATGCCCGGACGGCATAACGCGGCAAATGCGACAGCGGCGATCGCGGTCGCGCACGAGCTCGGCATTTCCGACGAGGCGATTCGCAAGGCCATGGCGGGCTTCGGCGGCGTCAAGCGGCGCTTCACCCGGACCGGCGAATGGAACGGTGTTACCGTGATCGACGATTACGGCCATCACCCGGTCGAGATATCAGCCGTCCTTAAAGCGGCGCGTGAATCCACCAACGGCAAGATCATAGCCGTGGTGCAGCCGCATCGCTTCACCCGGCTGCAATCGCTGTTCGAGGAATTCTGCACCTGCTTCAACGATGCGGACGCAGTCATCGTCGCCGAGGTCTATCCGGCCGGCGAGGCGCCGATCGAGGGCATCGACCGCGATCATTTCGTGCTCGGCCTGCGCACGCATGGCCATCGCGAGGTGATCCCGCTGCAGAGTTCGGCGGAGCTTGCCAAGGTCGTTCACGGAATTGCGCATCCGGGCGACCTCGTCGTCTGCCTCGGCGCCGGCAACATCACGCAATGGGCCTACGCCTTGCCGGGCGAACTGAAGGCGTTGGGGTAGCCGTGACCTTTCCCGACATCACGCCCGATCTGAAGGCCGCGATGCCGCAACTGCGCGGGCGGTTGCTGGCGAACCAGTCGCTGGCGGAGCTGACGTGGTTTCGCGTCGGCGGGCCGGCGCAGGTGCTGTTCACGCCGGCGGATGAAGACGATCTCGCGTACTTCTTGAAGCTGCTTCCGAACGAGTTGCCGGTTTACGTCGTCGGCGTCGGCTCCAACCTGATCGTACGCGACGGCGGCATGGCGGGCGTCGTGATCCGGCTGTCGCCGCGGGCGTTTGGCGAGACCCTGGCTTCAGGCGATATCGTCAGCGCGGGCACAGCCGCGCTCGACAAGCGCGTGGCGGAGACCGCGGCAGCCGCCAACATCGGCGGCATGGAATTCTTCTTCGGCATCCCCGGCACCATCGGCGGCGCGCTGCGGATGAATGCCGGCGCCAATGGCAGCGAGACCAAGGATGTGCTGGTCGAGGCCGTCGGCATCGGCCGCGACGGCGCCAGGCATGTCTTCACCAATGCCGACATGAAGTTCGTCTACCGTAACAACGGCGTCGACCCGTCGATCATCTTCACGTCGGCGCGCTTTCAAGGCGCCGTCACGGACGCCGAAACCATTCGCGCGCGGATGAACGAGGTGCAGACCCATCGCGAAACCGCTCAGCCGATTCGCGAAAAGACGGGAGGATCGACCTTCAAGAATCCACCCGGCAACAGCGCCTGGAAACTGATCGACGCCGCCGGCTGCCGCGGCTTGCGCGTGGGCGGGGCGCAGGTCTCGGAAATGCACTGCAATTTCCTCATCAATACCGGTAACGCCACCGGGCATGATATTGAAACGCTGGGTGAAACCGTGCGTGAGCGGGTTAAAGCGAATTCTGGAATCGAGCTACACTGGGAAATCAAGCGGATCGGGATCGAGCAGGGCTGATGCGGATTACCATTCTCTTTGGCGGCACCAACAAGGAGCGGCTGGTCTCGGTCGCCAGCGCCCAGGCGCTGCATCGGGCGTTGCCGGAAGCCGATCTCTGGTTCTGGGACATTGCCGACACGGTGCATGAGGTTGCGTCGCAAAAGCTGCTTGGGC
This genomic window contains:
- a CDS encoding DUF5107 domain-containing protein codes for the protein MATHAPARIRVRFAVAILSAAYAFNSAVDAASPLSDRVSLSESTISWSTVRYATSAENGFVSGSLDKKTIVDRTFKTHVLENRYLKVTLLPEFGGRILSIIYKPTGHEQLYRNEVGVPYGMKASNFYYDWLMVYGGIFPTFPDAEHGKAWLKPWDFKVVKESAGEVTVSMSLKDDFAYSAAPTQFLKGSTGIEATYYVTLKADRAALDARVVLKNPHDRTIDYEYWTCTTLAPGSDPKNPKTTGGAEIIAPIEAYSTPAWSANLSESDGSLGPGKSRFEKLRYFKNWPTMGIAYAAPDMRGGNFWGVINHDNEEGIIRIADNTVTPGLKMWTWGFPSFTNETDARKDPNEVRPYVELWAGVSDQFFHRAKLPARSEVSVTETYSPTVGMSNVTAANEKILINLSAEASGVNLQFFSIEPATPLRVTLTRGDAILFNDAVKADPKNGNRISAAIPAGGSGEQVRLTITTAEGKELIAAETKIK
- the murC gene encoding UDP-N-acetylmuramate--L-alanine ligase, translated to MRLPREIGPIHFVGIGGIGMSGIAEVLCNLGYTVQGSDASESGNVTRLREKGITVSVGHKAENIDGADVVVVSTAIKRDNPELMAARAQRIPVVRRAEMLAELMRLKSCVAIAGTHGKTTTTSMVAALLDGGNLDPTVINGGIINAYGTNARLGAGDWMVVEADESDGTFLKLPTDVAIVTNVDPEHLDHFKTFEAVQDAFRNFVENVPFYGFAVMCIDHPVVQSIVGRIEDRRIITYGENPQADARLVDLTPTGGGSKFKVVFRNRKTDATHEIADILLPMPGRHNAANATAAIAVAHELGISDEAIRKAMAGFGGVKRRFTRTGEWNGVTVIDDYGHHPVEISAVLKAARESTNGKIIAVVQPHRFTRLQSLFEEFCTCFNDADAVIVAEVYPAGEAPIEGIDRDHFVLGLRTHGHREVIPLQSSAELAKVVHGIAHPGDLVVCLGAGNITQWAYALPGELKALG
- the murD gene encoding UDP-N-acetylmuramoyl-L-alanine--D-glutamate ligase, producing the protein MIPVTSFADKTVAVFGLGGSGLASCHALKAGGAEVIAGDDSADNVAKAAQAGFTTADLRTVSWTNFSALILTPGAPLTHPAPHWSVLMARQAGVEVIGDIELFCRERRRHAPDAPFVAITGTNGKSTTTALIAHLMKVAGYDTQMGGNIGTAILSLEPPRMGRVHVVEMSSYQIDLAPSLDPSVGILLNVSEDHIDRHGTLEHYAAVKARLVAGVQPQGTSIVGVDDIWSRNIADRLDQAGKRVVRISVKNPLPDGIYVERETIVQASGGARSEIARLGGIGSLRGLHNAQNAACAAACALAMGIATDTLQNGLRSFPGLAHRMEQVGRRGNVLFVNDSKGTNADAAAHALSSFADIFWIAGGKAKLGGITGLTEYFPRIRKAYLIGEAAQEFAGTLGERVPYEISETLDVAVANAARDAEASGLVDPVVLLSPACASFDQYRNFEIRGAKFRDLVTAMPGVKPVV
- the murB gene encoding UDP-N-acetylmuramate dehydrogenase; protein product: MTFPDITPDLKAAMPQLRGRLLANQSLAELTWFRVGGPAQVLFTPADEDDLAYFLKLLPNELPVYVVGVGSNLIVRDGGMAGVVIRLSPRAFGETLASGDIVSAGTAALDKRVAETAAAANIGGMEFFFGIPGTIGGALRMNAGANGSETKDVLVEAVGIGRDGARHVFTNADMKFVYRNNGVDPSIIFTSARFQGAVTDAETIRARMNEVQTHRETAQPIREKTGGSTFKNPPGNSAWKLIDAAGCRGLRVGGAQVSEMHCNFLINTGNATGHDIETLGETVRERVKANSGIELHWEIKRIGIEQG
- the mraY gene encoding phospho-N-acetylmuramoyl-pentapeptide-transferase; this encodes MFYWLIELSNTVPGFGIFRGAFNVFRYITFRTGGAMVTGALFVFLFGPWIIDHLRLRQGKGQPIRTDGPQSHLISKKGTPTMGGLMILSGLVVSTLLWANPLNPYVWIVLAVTLGFGFVGFYDDYLKVTKQSHSGFAGKLRLLIEAVIALAACYALVRLGRDATSTSLAIPFLKDVVINFGWFFVIFGAFVIVGAGNAVNLTDGLDGLAIVPVMIAAASFGMISYLTGNAVFSDYLQIRYVAGTGELAVLCGAVLGAGLGFLWFNAPPASIFMGDTGSLALGGMIGATAVAVKHEIVLAVIGGLFVLEAVSVIVQVASFKLTGKRVFRMAPLHHHFEQKGWTEPQIVIRFWIISVMLALAGLSTLKLR
- the ftsW gene encoding putative lipid II flippase FtsW; its protein translation is MLARDQRTPFSDWWWTVDKLLLGAIMVLMLGGVILSLAASPPVATRIGLDPFHFFGRHVLFLLPSLMVLIGVSFLSSKQIRRLALLVFVVSILLIVATLVFGAEVKGSRRWITLLGVNIQASESAKPAFVVMAAWLFAESTKRPEMPATSMAIVLLLTLVALLVMEPDFGQTMLILVVWGALFFIAGMRMIWVAGLAGVSAAGLFGAYLLVPHVAGRIRRFMNPASGDTFQVDMAMEAFWNGGWFGLGPGEGIAKRSLPDSHTDFVFAVAAEEFGIILCLALVSLFAFVVIRTLTRAYSSEDMFARFAASGLAILFGMQAAINMAVNLQLVPAKGMTLPFISYGGSSIISLAYGVGMMLALTRQRPRTEVESMNAAGVARGYA
- the murG gene encoding undecaprenyldiphospho-muramoylpentapeptide beta-N-acetylglucosaminyltransferase yields the protein MDNAPLILLAAGGTGGHLFPAEALGVELIKRGLRVRLATDARALRYSGLFTRDNIDVVPSETVRGRSLLSLARTAYMLGYGTLVAANLVRRLKPAAVVGFGGYPTLPPLMAARLLGVPGIIHDANAVLGRANRFLSRRVNAIATSLPGVLDRDPDLAGKTTTVGTPMRPAVLTAAAVPFASPEPNGPLRLLVVGGSQGARVMSDIVPGAIEKLEPMLWSRLILTQQVRKEDMGRVRSIYERRRINAELAPFFTDLPARLASSHLVVSRSGAGTVAELAAIGRPSILVPLPGAIDQDQFANAGVLAQVDGALRIPQAEFTPDRLAAEISAFAAEPARLTAMAAAARKVGRLDAAERLADLVMKTAGI